In Paenacidovorax monticola, the genomic window GAGCGCTCCCTGCTCGAAGCTGCCTACGACGACGCCGCGGGGTCACGGCGGCGTTCAACCGCAACGTGCTGTCGCATGTGAACCGGCTCATCGGCAGCGACTTCGAGCCCGATGCCTGGGGCCACCGCGCATTCTTCAACACCGATGCGTCGCGCATCGAGATGCACCTGGAGGCGCTCGCGCCCGCGCAGGTGCGCTGGCCCGGCGGCGCGCGCGATTTCGAGCGCGGCGAGCGCATCCATACCGAGAACAGCTACAAGTACCCGCTGACCGCCTTCACGGCGCTGCTGGCGCGCGCGGGCTTCGCGCGGGCCCAGGCCTGGACCGACGAGCGCGGCTGGTTCGCCGTGGTGTACGCGCGTCCCTGAGGCCGTCGCCATGGACCGCCTGCTCTCCGCCTACATGGCCGTGCGCGGCCGCACCCACGCCCTGGTCGCGCCGCTGTCGGCCGAGGACTGCTGCGTGCAGTCCATGCCCGACGCGAGCCCCGCCAAGTGGCACCTGGCGCACACCACCTGGTTCTTCGAGACCTTCGTGCTGTCGGCCTACGAGCCGGGCTTCGCTCCGTTCCACCCCGCGTTCCGCGTGCTGTTCAACTCCTACTACCAGGGGGTGGGGCAGCAGCACCCGCGCGCGCAGCGTGGCTTGCTCACGCGGCCCACGCTGCCCGAGGTGCTGGCCTACCGTGCCGACGTGGACGCCCGCGTCACGCGCCTGCTGCAAAGCCCCGCGGCCGAGGTGGCCGGGGCCGCGCTGCGCGCGCTCGTGGAGCTGGGCCTGCAGCACGAACAGCAGCACCAGGAACTGCTCGTCACCGACATCAAGCACCTGCTGTCCTGCAACCCGCTGTGGCCGGCCTATGGCGCGCTGGACGGCGCGCCCCCGGACGCCATGGCCGGGCTGCCCACCTGGGTGCGACAGGGCGGGGGCTGGTCGAGATCGGCCATGCGGGCCAGGGCTTCGCGTTCGACAACGAGTCGCCGCGCCACAAGGTATACCTTGCGCCCTACGAGCTGGCCTCGCGCCCCGTGAGCAACGGCGAGTACGCGGCCTTCGTGGCGGCGGGCGGCTACCGGGAGCCCGTGCACTGGCTGGCCGAGGGCTGGGACTGGCGTGCGGGCCTGGGCCTGGAGCATCCGCTGTACTGGCGCCAGCAGGGCGGGCGCTGGAGCGAGTTCACGCTCGGCGGTGCGCGGGCGCTGCATGCCGATCAGCCCGTGGTGCACCTGTCGTACTACGAGGCCGACGCCTACGCGCGCTGGGCCGGCGCCCGCCTGCCGACCGAGGCCGAGTGGGAGGCGGCCGCTGCGGCCATCGCGCCGCAGGGGCATTTCGCCGACAGCGGCGCGCTGCACCCGCGCGCGGCCGAGGCGCCGGGGCGGGGCGGGGCCGATGCGGGCCTGCGCCAGCTCTACGGTGACGTGTGGGAATGGACGCAGTCGAGCTATGCGCCGTACCCGGGCTTCCGGCCCGCGCCCGGTGCCGTGGGCGAATACAACGGCAAGTTCATGGTCAACCAGTACGTGCTGCGTGGCGGCTCGTGCGCCACGCCCGCAGGGCATGTGCGCGCCACCTACCGCAACTTCTTTCCGGCCACGGCGCGCTGGCAGTTCAGCGGCCTGCGGCTGGCACGCGACGCGTGAGCCGGCCCTCAGGGCTCCATGCGGAAGGTGTGCTGCAGGTACAGGCGCGCGGGCTTGCCGTCGCGCACGGGGGGTGAGAAGCGCCAGCGGCGGATGGCGTCCACCGCTGGCTGGTGCAGGGCCTCGTTGGAGCCCGGCAGCGCCTTGGCCGCGCCGACATGGCCGCTGGTCAGCACCTCGAAGGAGACGGTCACGTTGCCCCGCGCTTCGCGGGAGCTGTCGCTGAGCAGGAACGAGGGGTAGCGCGGCTCGGCGAACTCCAGCACGCGCAGCGGCTCGTCCAGCGGTAGGCTGACCTGCTGGCGCAACTGCCTTTCGGTCTCGGACTGGCGGAAGGCCGTGGCGTCAGCCTCGGTGACCTCGG contains:
- a CDS encoding energy transducer TonB — its product is MNRFPLVLSSLALGLALAGCGSTSSSSSAPRGAEVTEADATAFRQSETERQLRQQVSLPLDEPLRVLEFAEPRYPSFLLSDSSREARGNVTVSFEVLTSGHVGAAKALPGSNEALHQPAVDAIRRWRFSPPVRDGKPARLYLQHTFRMEP